The Brassica oleracea var. oleracea cultivar TO1000 chromosome C6, BOL, whole genome shotgun sequence genome includes a region encoding these proteins:
- the LOC106299336 gene encoding 60S ribosomal protein L23a-2-like yields the protein MSPAKVDVTKKKDDPKAKALKAAKAVKSGQTIKKKAKKIRTKVTFHRPKTLTKARDPKYPRISATPRNKLDHYGILKYPLTTESAMKKIEDNNTLVFIVDIHADKKKIKNDVKKMHDIQTKKVNTLIRPDGTKKAYVRLTPDYDALDVANKIGII from the exons ATGTCGCCAGCTAAAG TTGATGTCACTAAGAAGAAGGATGACCCAAAGGCTAAGGCTTTGAAAGCTGCGAAAGCTGTGAAGTCAGGCCAAACCATTAAGAAGAAGGCGAAGAAGATCAGGACAAAGGTGACATTCCACAGGCCAAAGACATTGACGAAGGCTAGAGACCCAAAGTACCCACGCATCAGTGCAACTCCAAGGAACAAGTTGGACCATTACGGAATCCTCAAGTACCCACTCACCACCGAGTCCGCAATGAAGAAGATTGAAGACAACAACACCTTGGTATTCATTGTTGACATCCATGCAGACAAGAAGAAGATCAAAAATGATGTCAAGAAGATGCATGACATTCAGACCAAGAAAGTCAACACTCTCATTAG GCCTGATGGAACAAAGAAGGCCTACGTGAGATTGACTCCTGATTATGATGCTTTGGATGTGGCTAACAAAATCGGGATCATCTAA